The following is a genomic window from Niabella soli DSM 19437.
CCATCTTTTTTTTCGCCCTTCATAAGCTGGATGCTTTCTCCGCCTTTATTCAATACTACTATACCCATATCGCCTGAATCGTGGTAAACGGCCGTAACCACGTCTCCTTTTTCATTGGTATATTTTTTTTCATTCTTATCCACAGGCGCTGCAACACCGGCCGCAGTATCTGTTTTTACAACACTGCTTTCTGCCGGGGTAGTTGCCGGAGCGGCCGCGGCTGTGGGATTTGCCGGCATCGAATCAGATGATTCCGGTTGCGCAGGTGCATTGCTGTTACATGCCGCAATAACGATCATACCGAACAACATCATTTTTTTCATTCGCATATTTTTATATTTCATAATTGCTGGATTGCAAAAATCATTCCCTGCTTTGCTTCCCCTTTAATTTAGATGCGTTTGCCCTGAAAGTAAAAATGAGAAAGGTTTCGCCCCGCTTCCTGTACCTTTGGCCGCAAAATCGTTGTTTATGAAATCGTTGTTATTTTCATTAACCCTTGCCTTTTTTTTGGTTGCCTGCGGCGAGAATCAGTCAAAAGCAAAAGAGCAGCCGCAAAGCAAGGCCGACAGCCTGTTGCAGGACGTCATTGATGCGCATGATATTGCCATGCCCCAAACCAAAAAAATGGAGCGGTTGATGAAAGAATCCAAGACCGCAATCGATTCTATAGATAAATTACCTGCCGCAGCTCAAAAACAAAACGCCCCGCTAAAAGCCTTACTGGATGCAGCACATAAGGATCTTGCGCAGGCGGATAATGCTATGAACGAATGGATGAACGGCTTCAAATATGATTCGCTCAAAGATAATGAAGCAGCCCGTGTGCAATACCTGCAGAATGAGAAAACAAAAATAAATGCTGTTAAAGACCTTGTTTTAAACAGCCTCAGCAAGGCCGATAGCCTATTACCGAAAAAATAAAACCGGGAAACCAGCAATGCGGAAAGGTATTATTGCTTAATGACCGCTGTTTTACCGCCTCATTGCCTTCCCGGCCAGGTATTATTATTCGTACCCGCTTGTTTTTAATCAAACGCTTCTTCTTCCTCGCGTTGCCGCTCAAGCACTTTATCAATCTGGGCGCTCAGCGCGTTGGAAATATCTTCTACCGATCCCTCTCCGGGAACTGTTTTAAACCGGTGCAGCGCTTTGTAGTGGTCTGCAACAGCAGTTGTTTCCTGTTGATACACCGCAAAACGTTTACGGATCACGTCTTCACTGGTATCATCCGAGCGGCCGGAGGTTTTGCCTCTTTCCAGTAATCGTTTTACCAGCTCATCCTCAGAAACATCCAATGCCAACACACTGTGTATCGCGGTCTTTTTTAAGTGCAACAGTTTATCCAGCGCCTTAGCCTGGTTGGCAGTGCGCGGGAATCCATCGAACAAAAACCCCTTCGCCTCCCGGTGCTGCTCCAGTGAATTATCAATCATACCAATAACCACTTCATCGGGCACCAACTGACCTTTATCCATGAAGTTTTTCGCCTCAATACCCAGCGGTGTTTTTTCTGCGATCTCCGAGCGCAAAAGATTTCCGGTAGACAAATGAATCAAACCATATTTTTCTACCAAACGATCTGATTGTGTACCTTTTCCGCTGCCGGGAGGTCCGAATAATATTAAATTAAACATTTAAGCTTTTCTTTTAAAGTGATGTCAACAAATATAGCAAAGCTTGGTGAAAATACGGCGATTCTACCCGTTTATTAAAAACTGTTCAAACTACAGCCGCAGCAACTACAACTTTTATGATCGTATCTTTGTTAATATGGTCATTGAATGATGAAATACCTTACAACAATACTATTAACAATCAGTGTTTTATTTCAGCATTGTGGTTATTCTCAATCACAACCTGATAACAAATCGGGCTTATCAACAATGAAAAAAGAAAACAATCCTGTTTATTCGAATACAGACAGCTCAAAAGTAAATCTATCGGAAGAAGAATGGAAAAAAGTGCTTCCGGCCGAAGTATATTATATTGCCCGCCAGAAGGGAACGGAACGTCCCTGGAGCAGCAAATACGAAACTTCTAAAGAAATAGGAACTTATTATTGCGCCGCCTGCGGTAACCCGCTGTTTAAAAGCGATACCAA
Proteins encoded in this region:
- a CDS encoding adenylate kinase, translating into MFNLILFGPPGSGKGTQSDRLVEKYGLIHLSTGNLLRSEIAEKTPLGIEAKNFMDKGQLVPDEVVIGMIDNSLEQHREAKGFLFDGFPRTANQAKALDKLLHLKKTAIHSVLALDVSEDELVKRLLERGKTSGRSDDTSEDVIRKRFAVYQQETTAVADHYKALHRFKTVPGEGSVEDISNALSAQIDKVLERQREEEEAFD